Proteins encoded in a region of the Streptomyces sp. NBC_00310 genome:
- a CDS encoding multifunctional oxoglutarate decarboxylase/oxoglutarate dehydrogenase thiamine pyrophosphate-binding subunit/dihydrolipoyllysine-residue succinyltransferase subunit, producing MSPQSPSNSSISTDADQAGKNPAAAFGPNEWLVDEIYQQYLQDPNSVDRAWWDFFADYKPGAAAAPAPASTAATGAAATTPAAPAAPAQAAPAPAAPKPAAAAPAPAPAKPAAAAPAKPAAAAPAKQAAPAASADGPELITLRGPAAAVAKNMNASLELPTATSVRAVPVKLLFDNRIVINNHLKRARGGKISFTHLIGYAMVQAIKAMPSMNWHYAEKDGKPTLVKPPHVNFGLAIDLVKPNGDRQLVVAGIKKAETLNFFEFWQAYEDIVRRARDGKLTMDDFTGVTVSLTNPGGLGTVHSVPRLMPGQSVIMGVGSMDYPAEFQGTSQDTLNKLGIAKVMTLTSTYDHRVIQGAASGEFLRVVANSLLGENGFYDEIFEALRIPYEPVRWLKDIDASHDDDVTKAARVFELIHSYRVRGHVMADTDPLEYRQRKHPDLDITEHGLTLWDLEREFAVGGFSGKSLMKLRDILGVLRDSYCRTTGVEFMHIQDPKQRRWIQDRIERPHTKPEREEQLRILRRLNAAEAFETFLQTKYVGQKRFSLEGGESVIPLLDAVIDSAAESRLDEVVIGMAHRGRLNVLANIVGKSYAQIFREFEGNLDPKSMHGSGDVKYHLGAEGTFTGLDGEQIKVSLVANPSHLEAVDPVLEGVARAKQDIINKGGTDFTVLPVALHGDAAFAGQGVVAETLNMSQLRGYRTGGTVHIVINNQVGFTAAPESSRSSMYATDVARMIEAPIFHVNGDDPEAVVRVARLAFEFRQAFNKDVVIDLICYRRRGHNESDNPAFTQPLMYDLIDKKRSVRKLYTESLIGRGDITLEEAEQALQDYQGQLEKVFTEVREATAQPTSGEVHDPQDGFPVAVNTAITAETVKRIAESQVNVPDHITAHPRLLPQLQRRAAMVEDGTIDWGMGETLAVGSLLLEGTPVRLAGQDSQRGTFGQRHAVIIDRETGEEFTPLMYLSEDQARLNVYNSLLSEYAAMGFEYGYSLARPESLVMWEAQFGDFVNGAQTVVDEFISSAEQKWGQTSGVTLLLPHGYEGQGPDHSSARPERFLQMCAQNNMTVAMPTSPSNYFHLLRWQVHNPHHKPLVVFTPKSMLRLKAAASKAEEFTSGEFRPVIGDDSVDPNAVKKVVFCAGKVYYDLEAERQKRGVTDTAIIRIERLYPLPGAEVQAEVNKYPNAEKYLWTQEEPANQGAWPFIALNLIDHLDLAVGADVPHGERLRRISRPHGSSPAVGSAKRHQAEQEQLVREVFEA from the coding sequence GTGTCGCCACAGTCCCCCAGTAACTCGAGCATCTCGACCGACGCAGACCAAGCGGGTAAGAACCCCGCCGCGGCCTTCGGACCGAATGAGTGGCTCGTCGACGAGATCTATCAGCAGTACCTCCAGGATCCGAACTCGGTAGACCGAGCCTGGTGGGACTTCTTCGCCGACTACAAGCCAGGCGCCGCTGCCGCCCCGGCTCCGGCGAGCACTGCGGCCACGGGTGCCGCAGCGACCACACCCGCGGCACCCGCCGCCCCGGCCCAGGCCGCACCCGCCCCGGCTGCCCCGAAGCCCGCCGCCGCCGCTCCGGCCCCGGCCCCGGCGAAGCCCGCGGCCGCCGCGCCCGCCAAGCCGGCGGCTGCCGCCCCGGCGAAGCAGGCCGCGCCCGCCGCGTCCGCCGACGGCCCGGAGCTGATCACGCTGCGCGGCCCCGCCGCCGCTGTCGCGAAGAACATGAACGCCTCCCTGGAACTGCCCACGGCCACGTCCGTGCGCGCCGTCCCGGTGAAGCTGCTGTTCGACAACCGCATCGTCATCAACAACCACCTCAAGCGCGCCCGGGGCGGGAAGATCTCCTTCACGCACCTGATCGGCTACGCGATGGTGCAGGCCATCAAGGCCATGCCGTCGATGAACTGGCACTACGCGGAGAAGGACGGGAAGCCCACCCTCGTCAAGCCGCCGCACGTCAACTTCGGCCTCGCCATCGACCTGGTGAAGCCCAACGGCGACCGCCAGCTGGTCGTCGCGGGCATCAAGAAGGCCGAGACGCTGAACTTCTTCGAGTTCTGGCAGGCCTACGAGGACATCGTCCGCCGCGCCCGTGACGGCAAGCTGACGATGGACGACTTCACCGGTGTCACGGTCTCCCTGACCAACCCCGGCGGCCTCGGCACCGTCCACTCCGTGCCCCGCCTGATGCCCGGCCAGTCGGTCATCATGGGCGTCGGCTCCATGGACTACCCGGCCGAGTTCCAGGGCACGTCCCAGGACACGCTGAACAAGCTCGGCATCGCGAAGGTCATGACGCTCACGTCGACCTACGACCACCGGGTCATCCAGGGCGCCGCCTCCGGCGAGTTCCTCCGCGTCGTCGCCAACTCCCTCCTCGGGGAGAACGGCTTCTACGACGAGATCTTCGAGGCCCTGCGCATCCCCTACGAGCCGGTCCGCTGGCTCAAGGACATCGACGCGTCGCACGACGACGACGTCACGAAGGCCGCCCGCGTCTTCGAGCTGATCCACTCCTACCGGGTCCGCGGCCACGTCATGGCCGACACCGACCCGCTGGAGTACCGCCAGCGCAAGCACCCCGACCTGGACATCACCGAGCACGGGCTCACCCTGTGGGACCTGGAGCGCGAGTTCGCGGTCGGCGGCTTCTCGGGCAAGTCCCTGATGAAGCTCCGCGACATCCTCGGCGTCCTGCGCGACTCGTACTGCCGTACGACCGGCGTCGAGTTCATGCACATCCAGGACCCGAAGCAGCGCCGCTGGATCCAGGACCGCATCGAGCGCCCGCACACCAAGCCGGAGCGCGAGGAGCAGCTGCGCATCCTGCGCCGGCTGAACGCGGCGGAGGCCTTCGAGACCTTCCTGCAGACGAAGTACGTCGGCCAGAAGCGCTTCTCCCTGGAGGGCGGCGAGTCCGTCATCCCGCTGCTGGACGCGGTCATCGACTCGGCGGCGGAGTCCCGTCTCGACGAGGTCGTCATCGGCATGGCCCACCGCGGCCGCCTGAACGTCCTGGCGAACATCGTCGGCAAGTCGTACGCCCAGATCTTCCGCGAGTTCGAGGGCAACCTCGACCCGAAGTCGATGCACGGCTCCGGCGACGTGAAGTACCACCTGGGCGCCGAGGGCACCTTCACGGGCCTGGACGGCGAGCAGATCAAGGTCAGCCTGGTCGCGAACCCCTCGCACCTGGAGGCCGTGGACCCGGTCCTGGAGGGCGTCGCGCGCGCCAAGCAGGACATCATCAACAAGGGCGGCACGGACTTCACGGTCCTGCCGGTGGCCCTGCACGGCGACGCGGCCTTCGCGGGCCAGGGCGTGGTGGCCGAGACCCTGAACATGTCGCAGCTGCGCGGCTACCGCACCGGCGGCACGGTCCACATCGTCATCAACAACCAGGTCGGCTTCACGGCCGCCCCGGAGTCGTCCCGCTCGTCGATGTACGCGACGGACGTGGCGAGGATGATCGAGGCCCCGATCTTCCACGTGAACGGCGACGACCCGGAGGCCGTGGTCCGTGTGGCCCGTCTGGCCTTCGAGTTCCGCCAGGCGTTCAACAAGGACGTGGTGATCGACCTCATCTGCTACCGCCGCCGCGGTCACAACGAGTCGGACAACCCGGCCTTCACCCAGCCGCTGATGTACGACCTGATCGACAAGAAGCGCTCGGTGCGCAAGCTCTACACCGAGTCCCTCATCGGTCGCGGCGACATCACCCTGGAAGAGGCCGAGCAGGCCCTCCAGGACTACCAGGGCCAGCTGGAGAAGGTCTTCACGGAGGTCCGCGAGGCCACCGCGCAGCCGACGTCCGGCGAGGTCCACGACCCGCAGGACGGCTTCCCGGTCGCGGTGAACACCGCGATCACGGCGGAGACCGTCAAGCGCATCGCCGAGTCCCAGGTCAACGTCCCGGACCACATCACCGCCCACCCGCGTCTGCTGCCGCAGCTGCAGCGCCGGGCGGCCATGGTCGAGGACGGCACGATCGACTGGGGCATGGGCGAGACCCTCGCGGTGGGCTCCCTCCTCCTGGAGGGCACCCCGGTCCGCCTGGCCGGCCAGGACTCGCAGCGCGGCACCTTCGGCCAGCGTCACGCGGTGATCATCGACCGTGAGACGGGCGAGGAGTTCACGCCGCTGATGTACCTCTCCGAGGACCAGGCGCGGCTGAACGTCTACAACTCCCTGCTCTCCGAGTACGCGGCGATGGGCTTCGAGTACGGCTACTCGCTCGCCCGTCCCGAGTCCCTGGTGATGTGGGAGGCCCAGTTCGGCGACTTCGTCAACGGCGCCCAGACGGTCGTGGACGAGTTCATCTCGTCGGCGGAGCAGAAGTGGGGCCAGACGTCCGGCGTCACCCTGCTGCTCCCGCACGGCTACGAGGGCCAGGGCCCGGACCACTCGTCCGCCCGCCCGGAGCGCTTCCTCCAGATGTGCGCGCAGAACAACATGACGGTCGCCATGCCGACCTCCCCGTCGAACTACTTCCACCTCCTGCGGTGGCAGGTGCACAACCCGCACCACAAGCCGCTGGTCGTCTTCACCCCGAAGTCGATGCTGCGCCTCAAGGCCGCCGCGTCGAAGGCGGAGGAGTTCACGAGCGGCGAGTTCCGCCCGGTCATCGGCGACGACTCGGTCGACCCGAACGCGGTCAAGAAGGTCGTCTTCTGCGCCGGCAAGGTCTACTACGACCTGGAGGCCGAGCGTCAGAAGCGCGGCGTCACGGACACGGCGATCATCCGCATCGAGCGCCTGTACCCCCTCCCGGGGGCCGAGGTCCAGGCGGAGGTCAACAAGTACCCCAACGCCGAGAAGTACCTCTGGACCCAGGAGGAGCCGGCAAACCAGGGTGCCTGGCCGTTCATCGCGCTCAACCTGATCGACCACCTCGACCTCGCGGTCGGCGCGGACGTCCCGCACGGCGAGCGCCTGCGCCGTATCTCCCGCCCGCACGGCTCCTCGCCGGCGGTGGGTTCCGCGAAGCGGCACCAGGCGGAGCAGGAGCAGTTGGTGCGTGAGGTGTTCGAGGCGTGA
- a CDS encoding sensor histidine kinase yields the protein MSGVGDPRSRNLGGAQSRKGAGPLGGLRPFSIKTKLGALVVISVLITTGLSMIAVQTKTELRFIMVFSMIATLLITQFVAHSLTAPLDEMNAVARSISRGDYTRRVSENRRDELGDLAHTINLMADELEAQDRQRKELVANVSHELRTPIAGLRAVLENIVDGVTQADPETMRTALKQTDRLGRLVETLLDLSRLDNGVVPLRRRRFEVWPYLSGVLKEAQMVSSARGGITSGSGNHTRTDVHLHLDVHPPELTANADPERIHQVVANLIDNAVKHSPAHGRVTVKARRGPTPESLDLEVLDEGPGIPESEWHRVFERFNRGAVSSPHGPGSDGGTGLGLAIARWAVDLHGGRIGVAESPKGCRIRVVLPGVSAQPGQRPVQV from the coding sequence ATGAGCGGAGTCGGTGACCCGAGGTCGCGGAACCTCGGTGGCGCGCAGTCGCGGAAGGGCGCGGGACCGCTCGGCGGTCTGCGCCCCTTCTCGATCAAGACGAAGCTAGGCGCGCTCGTCGTCATCTCGGTCCTGATCACGACCGGTCTGTCGATGATCGCGGTGCAGACCAAGACCGAGCTGCGCTTCATCATGGTCTTCTCGATGATCGCCACGCTCTTGATTACGCAGTTCGTGGCGCATTCGCTCACCGCCCCCCTGGACGAGATGAACGCGGTCGCCCGGTCCATCTCGCGCGGTGACTACACCCGCCGGGTCAGCGAGAACCGCCGGGACGAACTGGGTGACCTCGCTCACACGATCAATCTCATGGCCGACGAGCTGGAGGCCCAGGACCGCCAGCGCAAGGAGCTCGTGGCGAACGTCTCCCACGAGCTCCGCACGCCGATCGCCGGCCTGCGCGCGGTCCTGGAGAACATCGTCGACGGCGTCACCCAGGCCGACCCCGAGACGATGCGCACGGCCCTGAAGCAGACGGATCGCCTGGGCCGCCTGGTGGAGACGCTGCTCGACCTGTCGAGGCTGGACAACGGGGTGGTCCCCCTGCGCCGCCGCCGCTTCGAGGTCTGGCCGTATCTCTCGGGCGTCCTCAAGGAGGCCCAGATGGTCTCCTCGGCCCGCGGCGGTATCACTTCCGGCTCCGGCAACCACACCCGTACCGACGTCCACCTGCACCTGGACGTCCACCCGCCGGAGCTCACGGCCAACGCCGACCCCGAACGCATCCACCAGGTCGTCGCCAACCTCATCGACAACGCGGTCAAGCACAGCCCGGCGCACGGCCGCGTCACGGTGAAGGCCCGTCGCGGCCCCACCCCCGAGTCCCTGGACCTCGAAGTCCTGGACGAGGGCCCCGGCATCCCCGAATCCGAATGGCACCGCGTCTTCGAACGCTTCAACCGCGGCGCCGTCAGCTCCCCCCACGGCCCCGGCAGCGACGGCGGCACCGGCCTCGGCCTGGCCATCGCCCGCTGGGCCGTCGACCTCCACGGCGGCCGCATCGGAGTCGCCGAGTCCCCCAAGGGCTGCCGCATCCGGGTTGTCCTGCCGGGGGTGTCCGCACAGCCCGGCCAGCGCCCGGTACAGGTCTGA
- a CDS encoding response regulator transcription factor, with translation MEQTHTTHSSTTATPGAQRRVLVVEDDPTIVDAIAARLRAEGFVVQTASDGPAAVDTAEAWQPDLLILDIMLPGFDGLEVCRRVQAQRPVPVLMLTARDDETDMLVGLGVGADDYMTKPFSMRELAARVHVLLRRVERAALAATTPRSGILRLGELEIDHAQRRVRVRSEDVHLTPTEFDLLVCLANTPRAVLSREQLLAEVWDWADASGTRTVDSHIKALRRKIGAERIRTVHGVGYALETPNP, from the coding sequence ATGGAGCAGACACACACCACCCACAGCAGCACCACAGCGACCCCGGGCGCGCAGCGCCGGGTGCTCGTGGTCGAGGACGACCCGACGATCGTCGACGCCATCGCGGCCCGCCTGCGCGCCGAGGGTTTCGTCGTGCAGACCGCGTCCGACGGACCGGCCGCGGTGGACACCGCGGAGGCCTGGCAGCCCGACCTGCTGATCCTCGACATCATGCTGCCCGGCTTCGACGGCCTGGAGGTGTGCAGGCGCGTCCAGGCCCAGCGGCCCGTCCCCGTGCTGATGCTCACCGCCCGGGACGACGAGACGGACATGCTGGTCGGGCTCGGCGTCGGCGCCGACGACTACATGACCAAGCCGTTCTCCATGCGTGAACTGGCCGCGCGCGTGCACGTCCTGCTGCGCCGGGTGGAGCGGGCCGCGCTGGCCGCCACCACGCCGCGCTCGGGCATCCTGCGTCTCGGCGAGCTGGAGATCGACCACGCGCAGCGCCGCGTCCGGGTGCGCAGCGAGGACGTACACCTCACGCCCACCGAGTTCGACCTGCTCGTATGTCTCGCGAACACCCCGCGTGCCGTACTCTCGCGCGAGCAGCTGCTCGCCGAGGTGTGGGACTGGGCGGACGCGTCCGGGACGCGGACCGTGGACAGCCACATCAAGGCACTGCGGCGGAAGATCGGCGCGGAGCGGATCCGCACGGTGCACGGTGTGGGGTACGCCCTGGAGACCCCGAATCCCTGA
- a CDS encoding spermidine synthase — MPITDEPEVIDRREGPYGEVVLRRHGELLQIIANGCFLMDTSDGRSERLLVDAALDALTGRSRPRVLIGGLGVGFSLAHAAADPRWGTITVVEREPSVIEWHRAGPLGEVSAGALADPRTDIVEADLVAYVNETSATFDALCLDIDNGPDWTVSEANENLYSPAGLASCARVLRPGGVLAVWSAQPSAEFEETLRNAGFQQVRTEEIPVARGVPDVVHLAVRPG; from the coding sequence ATGCCCATCACCGACGAACCCGAAGTCATCGACCGGCGCGAGGGCCCCTACGGCGAGGTCGTGCTGCGGCGGCACGGGGAGCTGTTGCAGATCATCGCCAACGGGTGCTTCCTGATGGACACCTCGGACGGCCGCTCGGAGCGGCTGCTGGTCGACGCCGCCCTCGACGCGCTGACCGGCCGTTCTCGGCCACGTGTGCTGATCGGGGGCCTGGGCGTCGGTTTCTCGCTCGCCCACGCCGCCGCGGATCCGCGCTGGGGAACGATCACGGTTGTCGAACGCGAACCCTCCGTCATCGAGTGGCACCGCGCGGGACCGCTGGGCGAGGTGTCCGCCGGAGCGCTCGCGGACCCCCGTACGGACATCGTGGAAGCCGATCTCGTCGCCTACGTCAATGAGACGTCCGCCACGTTCGACGCGCTCTGCCTGGACATCGACAACGGGCCCGACTGGACTGTCTCCGAGGCCAACGAAAACCTGTACTCACCTGCCGGATTGGCAAGCTGTGCAAGGGTGTTGAGGCCTGGTGGGGTGCTTGCCGTGTGGTCGGCGCAGCCTTCCGCGGAATTCGAGGAAACCTTGCGGAATGCCGGGTTCCAACAGGTGCGTACCGAAGAGATCCCGGTTGCCCGAGGAGTTCCGGACGTGGTGCACCTCGCTGTCCGACCTGGATAG
- a CDS encoding glycoside hydrolase family 3 protein, translating into MSTAPYRDPNRPVDERVDDLLGRMTLAEKAGQLFHAMLTMNRDGTLAEAGEGSFLRHGTYELVTQGHLTHFNLLGQYGVRETAEWVNRLQALAADTRLGIPVTLSTDPRHSFTDNPGASSGSGAFSAWPEPLGLAAIGEPELVERFGDTVRREYLSVGFRVALHPQIDLATEPRWSRQSGTFGSSAEVTSALVRAYVRGLQGPRLGPRSVAAMVKHFPGGGPQQDGEDPHFPHGKDQIYPGGLRDDHLAPFRAAVEAGCSQVMPSYGRPVGVADWEEVGFGFNRDVLTGLLRERLGFGGVICTDWGLLTDTSIAGEPHEAHAWGVEHLTVAERAAKALDAGADQFGGEQCPEVIVELVRSGRIPEERIDASVRRLLREKFVLGLFERRYVDPDRAEETVGASEFTALGETAQRRSLTVLTNHSLLPLTDRPNLYVEGVGAQTASLYGNVVTDPAHADVAVLRLRTPYEERPGVFESFFHSGSLAFGEERLKEILALLEAVPTLVCVNLERPAVLPEIAAKAAALVADYGASDAALLDVAFGRARAEGRLPFELPRSMAAVEASRADVPNDTEDPVFPYGHGLAL; encoded by the coding sequence ATGTCCACAGCCCCGTACCGCGACCCGAACCGTCCCGTCGACGAGCGGGTGGACGACCTGCTGGGCCGGATGACCCTGGCGGAGAAGGCGGGTCAGCTCTTCCACGCGATGCTGACGATGAACCGGGACGGGACACTGGCCGAGGCCGGCGAGGGGTCGTTCCTCCGGCACGGTACGTACGAGCTGGTCACGCAGGGCCATCTGACCCACTTCAATCTCTTGGGCCAGTACGGGGTCCGGGAGACGGCCGAGTGGGTCAACCGGCTCCAGGCCCTCGCGGCGGACACCCGGCTGGGCATCCCGGTCACCCTCTCCACCGACCCGCGCCACTCGTTCACCGACAACCCGGGCGCCTCCTCCGGCTCCGGTGCCTTCTCGGCCTGGCCCGAACCCCTCGGCCTGGCCGCGATCGGCGAACCGGAGCTGGTGGAGAGGTTCGGCGACACGGTCCGCCGCGAATACCTCTCCGTCGGCTTCCGCGTCGCCCTGCACCCGCAGATCGACCTCGCCACCGAGCCCCGCTGGTCCCGCCAGTCCGGCACCTTCGGCTCGTCCGCCGAGGTCACGAGCGCGCTGGTCCGGGCGTACGTACGCGGCCTGCAGGGGCCCCGGCTCGGCCCGCGCTCGGTCGCCGCCATGGTCAAGCACTTCCCCGGCGGCGGCCCCCAGCAGGACGGCGAGGACCCGCACTTCCCGCACGGCAAGGACCAGATCTATCCCGGCGGCCTGCGCGACGACCACCTCGCGCCCTTCAGGGCGGCCGTCGAGGCCGGCTGCTCCCAGGTGATGCCCTCCTACGGCCGGCCGGTCGGCGTGGCGGACTGGGAGGAGGTCGGCTTCGGCTTCAACCGGGACGTGCTGACCGGGCTGCTGCGCGAACGCCTGGGCTTCGGCGGCGTCATCTGCACCGACTGGGGCCTGCTGACCGATACGTCCATCGCCGGCGAGCCGCACGAGGCCCACGCCTGGGGCGTCGAGCACCTGACCGTCGCCGAACGCGCCGCCAAGGCCCTGGACGCGGGCGCCGACCAGTTCGGTGGCGAACAGTGCCCCGAGGTGATCGTCGAGCTGGTCCGCTCCGGCCGGATCCCCGAGGAGCGGATCGACGCCTCCGTACGCCGGCTCCTGCGCGAGAAGTTCGTCCTCGGCCTCTTCGAGAGGCGGTACGTCGACCCGGACCGCGCCGAGGAGACCGTCGGCGCGAGCGAGTTCACCGCCCTCGGCGAGACGGCCCAGCGCCGCTCGCTCACCGTCCTGACCAACCACTCCCTCCTCCCGCTCACCGACCGCCCGAACCTCTACGTCGAGGGCGTGGGCGCCCAGACGGCGTCCCTGTACGGCAATGTCGTGACCGATCCGGCCCACGCGGACGTGGCCGTGCTGCGGCTGCGCACGCCGTACGAGGAGCGGCCGGGGGTCTTCGAGTCCTTCTTCCACTCCGGGTCGCTGGCGTTCGGTGAAGAGCGGCTGAAGGAGATCCTGGCGCTGCTGGAGGCCGTGCCCACGCTGGTCTGCGTCAACCTGGAGCGGCCCGCCGTACTCCCGGAGATCGCCGCGAAGGCCGCCGCGCTCGTCGCCGACTACGGGGCCAGCGACGCGGCCCTGCTCGACGTGGCCTTCGGACGGGCCCGGGCCGAGGGCCGGCTGCCCTTCGAACTGCCGCGTTCCATGGCGGCGGTGGAGGCGTCCCGCGCGGACGTACCCAACGACACCGAGGATCCGGTCTTCCCGTACGGCCACGGCCTGGCGCTCTGA
- a CDS encoding TetR/AcrR family transcriptional regulator, whose amino-acid sequence MVRNRRSEGPGAGGPEGDGGRRPESSGARGSYAVGDERRSRILDAAVQHFAQWGFHASSLARIAKDVGITQGGLLHHFRSKEDLLVQVLERVDETDRHRFFSREFESVAQMFEALVKLAEYNCARLGRTRMFNILAAEAGDPGHPAHAYFVKRYAEVVGTMSRVLRRGVDTGELRADTDVVAVAQELAAVMDGLQIQWVLDPKGFDMAGRFRAYAERVLRGIGAEVP is encoded by the coding sequence ATGGTGCGGAACCGGAGGTCAGAGGGGCCCGGTGCGGGCGGGCCGGAAGGGGACGGGGGCCGGAGGCCGGAAAGCTCCGGTGCGCGCGGCTCGTACGCCGTCGGGGACGAGCGGCGGTCGCGCATCCTCGACGCGGCCGTCCAGCACTTCGCCCAGTGGGGCTTCCACGCCTCCTCGCTCGCCCGGATCGCCAAGGACGTCGGCATCACCCAGGGCGGGCTGCTGCACCACTTCCGCAGCAAGGAGGACCTCCTCGTCCAGGTGCTGGAACGCGTGGACGAGACCGATCGGCACCGGTTCTTCTCGCGCGAGTTCGAGTCGGTGGCCCAGATGTTCGAGGCGCTCGTGAAACTCGCCGAGTACAACTGCGCGCGGCTGGGCCGCACCCGGATGTTCAACATCCTGGCCGCCGAGGCCGGCGACCCCGGGCATCCCGCCCACGCGTACTTCGTCAAGCGGTACGCCGAGGTGGTGGGCACCATGTCCCGGGTGCTGCGGCGGGGCGTGGACACCGGTGAACTACGGGCCGACACGGATGTCGTGGCCGTCGCGCAGGAGTTGGCCGCCGTGATGGACGGGCTGCAGATCCAGTGGGTGCTGGATCCGAAGGGGTTCGACATGGCGGGCCGGTTCCGGGCGTATGCGGAGCGCGTCCTGCGGGGGATCGGCGCGGAGGTCCCGTAG
- a CDS encoding rhomboid-like protein — protein sequence MDAARTVETAGPVLDGIPRQPGAAPAPVAAPAPVAEQESAGPGPSAPARSTRSPFPRPWRLLPTPVGTPFTFCYATVLVMTSLVAEHAGPALVHALHQGSSTDVAHLVRSPVLVLLASALWLAGGVGSPYATGFLLVLTALERRIGGWRTAGVFLLGHILATLATEVPVGLAVLAGHLPASSLHRLDYGVSFGVAASVGALAGLVSPWLRWPVLLGFGGMLVDDLIAFTDPMTNWGHLLALAIGVATWPVVRRWRRAGPGGRGLPRGGAGRAQAATTAA from the coding sequence TTGGATGCCGCCAGGACCGTGGAGACCGCGGGGCCCGTCCTCGACGGCATCCCGCGGCAGCCGGGTGCGGCACCCGCGCCGGTGGCGGCACCCGCCCCGGTCGCGGAACAGGAGTCCGCGGGACCCGGACCAAGCGCGCCCGCCCGGTCCACCCGCTCCCCGTTCCCGCGCCCCTGGCGGCTGCTCCCCACCCCCGTCGGCACGCCCTTCACCTTCTGCTACGCCACCGTCCTGGTGATGACCTCGCTCGTCGCCGAGCACGCCGGCCCGGCCCTGGTCCACGCCCTGCACCAGGGCTCCAGTACGGATGTGGCGCACCTGGTCCGGTCCCCGGTGCTCGTGCTGCTCGCGAGCGCGCTGTGGCTGGCGGGCGGGGTCGGCTCCCCGTACGCGACCGGCTTTCTGCTGGTGCTGACCGCGTTGGAACGCCGTATCGGCGGTTGGCGCACGGCCGGTGTCTTCCTGCTGGGCCACATCCTCGCCACCCTCGCGACGGAGGTCCCGGTGGGCCTCGCCGTCCTGGCCGGCCACCTCCCCGCAAGCTCCCTCCACCGCCTCGACTACGGCGTCAGCTTCGGGGTGGCGGCGAGTGTGGGCGCGTTGGCGGGGCTGGTGTCGCCGTGGCTGCGGTGGCCGGTTCTGCTGGGGTTCGGCGGGATGCTGGTGGACGACCTGATCGCGTTCACGGACCCGATGACGAACTGGGGGCATCTGCTGGCCTTGGCGATCGGGGTGGCGACGTGGCCGGTCGTGCGGCGGTGGCGGCGCGCCGGCCCGGGCGGGCGGGGACTCCCGCGGGGCGGCGCGGGTCGGGCTCAGGCCGCCACGACCGCCGCGTAG